GCGTTGCGAGGATGTTGAGCAGTGTAGTCTTGCCTGAGCCGCTTTCGCCCATAATAGCGATATATTCGCCCTTTGCGGCAGAGAAGCTGACGTTTCGCAGTGCGACATTCGGCTTTGCGCCGAGCCGCTGTGTGTAGACCTTTTTAAGTCCCGTTACTTCAAGTAAATTCATATTGTACCTCCTTTAAGCTATGACAATATTATAGCTGAAATAACGGAAGTGTGCCATTTATCCGTCTTACGATAAGTGCGTCCGTCTTACATTTTTGTAATATTGCGATTACTCGTGTCTTATTTTGCTTTCCGTAAGGTCAAGCATAAAGACAGAGCCTTTTCCAAGTTCGGACACGGCGGTAAGAGTAATGCCGAGCATATCGGCAATACAGCGGCAAAGATAAAGTCCTATACCGCTTGCCTTCATATCATATCTGCCGTTAAGTCCTGTGTAGCCGTTGTCGAAAATTCTCGGCAGGTCGGCAGGGTCTATGCCAATTCCCGTGTCGGCAATGCAGAGAATCTTTCTGTCGGTGTCGGGCTTCATATAAATTGATACCGAGCCTTTAGCGGTGTATTTTATCGCATTTGAGAGCAGCTGTTCAATGATGAAGGACAGCCATTTTTCATCGGTGAGAACATCGGTATCAAGCTCCTTGTAATCAAGGCTCAGCTTCTTCCCGATAAACTGCGTGGAGAATTTACGAACCGATTTTTTTACTATATCGTCAAGGCTGTAATGCTTTATCACAAGGTCGTTGCCGGAGCTTTCAAGCCGGACATAGCACAGCGCCATATCGACATACTGCTCAATCTTCATAAGTTCGTCGGACAGCCTGCGGTTACTTTCGCTGTCTTCCGACTGGAGCATAAGTCGCATTGCGGAGATAGGCGTTTTTATCTGATGTACCCACATAGTGTAATATTCGTTTGTCGCCTGCAGGCTGTTTGCGGATTTTTCCTTAAGGGAAATGCAGTAATCGCTGAGTGTATTTATCAGCCTGCCGTAATCCTTGTCATCTGCCGATACCGCTTTCGGAAGATTGTCGGCACTCACGGTTATCTCGTTTGCAAGACGGGTGAGGATATTGTGCTTTTTGTACGCCTTTATAAAAGTTACCGCACCGATAGCCGTAACAGCGGCAAGCGACAGCAAAAGCGCATACAGCACAGGCTCTGAGGGGAGGTTATAAAGCGACAACACCACAGCGAAAATTACAGCCGCAATAATAATGCAGACAAGCGTTATTATGCGGCTCCTGATAAAGTCAAGAAAGAATTTCATACTATCATATACCCCATTCCGACCTTGGTCGTGATGTAGTTTTCAAGTCCTATGTTTTCAAGCTTTTTGCGAAGCCTGCTGACATTTACCGTAAGGGTGTTCTCGTCAACAAAGCAATCGGTTTCCCATAATCTCTGCATAAGCGTATCACGGGAAATTATCCTGCCTGCGTTTTCCATAAGAGTGCGGAGTATGCGAAGCTCGTTCTTTGTAAGTTCAATCTTTTTATCGCCGTTTGTCACGACCGCCGATGAAATATCAAGTATAACACTGCCGTGGGATATAAGGTCGCTGTTGCCCGAAAAGGAGTAGGCACGGCGAAGCACTGCGTTTATCTTTGCGGTCAGCACCGAAAGATCAAACGGCTTTGCTATAAAATCATCTCCGCCCATATTCATAGCCATAACTACGTTCATATTGTCGGAGGCTGAGGAGAGAAAGATGACAGGCACTTTGGACAGTTTTCTTATCTCGCCGCACCAGTAGTAGCCGTCATAGAACGGTAGCTTTATATCAAGCAGTACAAGCTGAGGGTCGAAAGCGGCAAATTCCGCAGTGATATTGTGAAAATCCTTTGCACACTCTACTTTATAATCCCAGCCCTCAAGGTGCTTTTTCAGCGTCTGCGCTATCGTGGGGTCGTCTTCAATGATGAAAATTCTGTACATAGTCAAATTTCTGCCATTCTTATAATAAGTTCGTTGAATCGCTTGGAAAACACGGGAGGAATGTTATGGGCGGCTTTGTCCCATATCTCGTATCTGCAATTTTTATTCATAGCGGCAAGTCCTTTTACGCTGTCGTGTACTTCTGTCTGTTCCTTACTGCCTGCAAGGGCAATCATCGGGAAGTATGCGTTTTCAAAGCCGTTTATTGTTTCAAGCGTTATTCCGTTGTCAACGGAGCTTCTTACGGTTTCGATACGCACATTCTGCATCTGTGCGACAAATTCTTTTCTTTGCTCTTTGGGCAGTCCGTTCATAAATCCGATGAAACCGCATAATCGTTTGTTCTTGAATGACGCAAACTGCTTTTCGTTCATAGCCATGACCTTTGAGAGCATAGGCTCTTTCTTGATAAGCCATGGACTTACTATTATCGCAGAAGTAAAATACTGCGGATATTCCGCACACAGCTTAACGCTAAGCTGAGCGCCGAGCGAAAAGCCGACAAGCGTTACCTTTTTGCCGATGTCGGCTATGAAACTTGCAAGCTGTTTTACTGCCGTTTCGGTATCGAAAATCTCACCTGCGGCATCTCCGTAGCCCATGATATGCGGAATAATAAGATGATATTTTTCGGCAAGCGGATATTGCCTGCCGAAGCTGTGGACAAAGTTTGCCCCGTGCAGAAAGACGATCGTCTTATCGTTTTCTTTGCCGTATTCATAATAGTGCATACATTTCCCTCCGTGATTTTTCTTGTTGCTGTAATTATAGCACGGGTGAGGGGGATAGTCAAACAAAAAAGCCGTGCGGTTATACACGGCTCCAGTTTGTAGAAAAAGTATGTTTTTGAAACAAACTTCTAACTCACTGCCCCTATCCCCCTGCTCCCTTCCCCGTGGGAAGGGGCTATTTTGCTGGGGCTACCGCCCCTAGTCCAAGCAAGGATGCTTGTAGTCAGCCACACAAAGCCACTGCACGATGCAGTGGCACAAATGGCTGACGACCTGTACGGGGGCTACGCCCCTGCGACCCCATTTTTAAAAATTATATAGGTTTTTCGACAGCCTGAAGCCGTGCGGTTATGCACGGCTCATTATATCAAATTATCCTATAACCTTCTTCGCAATATCTACCGTTTCCTTAGCATCCTTTGCGTAGAAGTCTGCGCCTATCTTTTCGGCATATTCGGGTGTAAGTACCGCACCGCCGACAACCACCTTGCAAGGAAGTCCGTTGTCACGGATAAGCTTTATGGTTTCTTCCATGGATTTGAGCGTAGTGGTCATAAGTGCGCTCAGTCCCACCAGCTTTACTTCGTGCTTTCTTGCGGCATCGACTACCGCCTGATACTCAACGTCCTTGCCGAGATCTATTACGGTGTAGCCGTAGTTTTCAAGCAGTACCTTTACTATGTTCTTGCCTATGTCGTGTACATCGCCCTTTACCGTTGCAAGCACTATCTTGCCCTTGCTCACCGTTTCGGAATTGTTCTTTGCAAGGTGCGCCTTGATAACATCAAAACAGCTCTGCGCAACGCCCGCCGATAAAATCAGCTGAGGGAGGAATATCTTTCCCTGTTCAAACAGCGTACCTGTCTTGTCAAGCGCAGGGATAAGCCGCTCGTTTATTATTACCATCGGGTCGGTGTCGATAAGCAACTGCTCGGTTATCTTCGCCGCATCCGCTTTTAAACCGTTGTCGATGGCATATTCAAGCGTTACCTCGGAGGATTTCGGCTTTGCGACTGCCGTTGGGGTATCACTGCCGTAAGCGGCGATGTATTCTACCGAGTTCACATCTATCGCCTTTAACAGCTTGAACGCTCTTACAGCGCCTGTCATAGACGCTACGTTGGGGTTTATAATCGGCAGATCAAGCCCGTTTTCAAGTGCCATCGTAAGAAAAATGTGGTTTAAAAGCTCACGGTTTGGCAGACCGAATGATATATTCGATACACCGAGTACCGTTCTTACTCCGAACCTTTCCTTTACCGCACGCACAGCCTTAAGCGTTTCGTTTACTGCAAGCTGTTCTGCGGATGCGGTAAGCGTGAGGCAGTCTATCGCTATATCCTCTTTCGGAATACCGATTTTCTCGCAACGCTTTATTATCTTTTCGGCAATGGCTACACGCTGTTCGGCTTTAGGCGGTATGCCGTCCTTGTCAAGCGTCAGACCTACTACTGCCGCACCGTATTTCTTTACGAGCGGAAGAACGTTTTTAAGGCTCTCCTCCTCGCCGTTTACCGAGTTTACCATAGGCTTGCCGTTATATACACGCAGTGCCGCTTCGAGTACCTCCGGAATGGTGCTGTCTATCTGGAGCGGTACGTTAGTAACGCCCTGAATGCTCTTGACAGCCTTTATCATCATTGCCTTTTCGTCAATGTCGGGAAGTCCAACGTTTACGTCAAGTATATCCGCTCCTGCGCCGACCTGCTCTATAGCCTGACCTAAGATATAGTCTATATCATCGTTTATAAGCGCCTGCTTGAACAGCTTTTTACCGGTAGGGTTGATACGCTCACCGATTATCCTCGGCTGGCTTACCTCTACAACATTTGTGCCGCTGCATATCGTGCAGACACGCTCTATCTTCTTAGACTCGTACTTTCTGCCCTTTACCTTCTCTGCTGTACGGCGGATAAATTCGGGTGTTGTACCGCAGCAGCCGCCGATTATTCCTGCACCGAGATCAGCTATCTCAACGGCATAGTCGCTGAATTCTTCGGCATCTATAGAATATTCGCCTGTTGCAGGGTCGGGAAGCCCTGCGTTCGGCATTACGATAACGGGTATCTTCGACTTTTCACAGAGCGTTTTGATTATAGGCATAAGCTCCTTCGGACCGAGGGAGCAGTTCACGCCGACGGCACTTACACCAAGTCCCTCGCACAGCAGTATTTCCGCTTCGGCGGGACAACCCGTAAAGGTACGTCCGTTTTCCTCGAAGGTCATACTGCATATTATCGGAAGGTCACAGTTTTCCTTTGCGGCAAGTATAGCGGCTTTAAGCTCGTATAAGTCGGTCATCGTTTCAAACAGAACAACGTCCGCACCTGCCTTATAGCCTGCAACTATCTCCTCCCTGAATATGTCGTAAGCCTCTTCAAATTTAAGGCTTCCCGTAGGCTCAAGGAGCTGTCCTATAGGGCCTATGTCAAGAGCGCAGAAAACGTCCTTTCCGCTTTCCTTTATCGCTTCTTTGCAGTTTATTATTCCTGCGGTGATAATTTCATCTACGCTTTTACCACTGTGGCTTAGCTTGTAGGAATTTGCACCGAATGTATTTGCGGAAATTATATCCGCTCCTGCGTCTATATAACTGCGGTGTATTTCTTTGAGCAGATCCTTTGCGGTAAGGTTTAAAAGCTCGGGAGTTTCGCCCGTCTTAAGTCCCTTAGCCTGCAGCTGAGTACCCATAGCACCGTCGAAAATCAGCAGTCCTCTTTGTTCAAGTAATGTTTTAATTTCCACAGTGACCTCCGCTTTTTCTGAATTTGCATCTGTCCTTCATATTACAGCTTTCACAGCCTCTTGTACTTCTGTCAACTTCGCCCTCTGACAGCCCTATAAATGCCGTTACCGATTTTGTAGGCACCATCATATTGCTGTTCATTACGGTAAGACCTATCCTTTTCTGAGCCTGCAGAAGCGTCAGTAAATCAAACTGTATATCAAGGGGCAGATCGCCGTAGCCGGGAGAATATCTCCATGTACGGCTGTTCGAGTGTACTTTTTCGAATATCTCTGTTTCAGCCCTGTTGCAGACCTGCTCTATTGCCGCACCTGCAAGGCTGTCAACGATAACTGCGCTTGCCATATCGGATACCTGCAGATGTCTTAAAAGCACGTCTACTCCTTGTCCGAGCGTGGCACACATAAGCACTATCCTGTCGCAGTTCTTTAAATGAGCGGCGGCTGAATTGCCTTTAAGTATTATATTGCTGTCCGAAATTCTGACACCATCGTCCGTAAAACTTATCGGGTATACGGCATAGAGGTATTTCGGGCTTGCGGCTTTCAGCAGCTGTTTCTCGCAGGAATCGAGCATTGCGAGCATCTGCTCGTTATCCGTGCCGTCCTTACAGCCGAGATAACGCAGAGCCTCGTTTCTGTCTATCGGCTGAAGTATCATAACAGATCCTTAATCCCGTTGTAGATGCGTGATGCGACAGCGGGGTTATTCATAGCGTAAAGGTGTATGCCCTGCACATCGTTTGAAATAAGGTCAACTATCTGGTCGATGGCATAGGCTATTCCTGCACTCCTCAGTGCCTCGGGGTCGTTCTCATACTTCTGCATCATCTTTACGAATTTTGAGGGCAGACTTGCGCCGCAGAGCGTTACCATACGCTCAATCTGCTTTTTGTTGGTAACGGGCATAATTCCTGCGGCGATAGGCACGTCTATGCCTGCGGCTCTTGCACGCTTTTCAAAATCGTAATAGCAGGAATTATCGAAGAAAAGCTGTGAAACAAGGTGAGAAGCACCTGCGTCAACCTTTATCTTCAGGTTCTTTATATCTTCCTCGGCGCTTTCTGCGTCAACGTGGGTTTCGGGGTAGCACGCACCTGCAATATCGAAATTTCCCTTTGACGCTATATATGCCGTAAGGTCGCTTGCGTGGGGGAAATCGTTCTTCGGTTCTTCATCGGGCTTGTTGTCGCCTCTTAAGGCAAGAATGTTCTCTATTCCGTTTGCGGCGAAATCGTCAAGCATAAAATCAACATCGTCACGGGTGCTGTTTATGCAGGTAAGGTGCGCCATTGCTTCGATACCGTATTTTTTCTTTATATGCGATGCTATCTCGCAGGTGGAGCGGTTTGCACGGTTTCCGCCTGCGCCGTAGGTCACGCTGATATATGCGGGATTTATTGCCGC
This window of the [Eubacterium] siraeum genome carries:
- a CDS encoding response regulator transcription factor codes for the protein MYRIFIIEDDPTIAQTLKKHLEGWDYKVECAKDFHNITAEFAAFDPQLVLLDIKLPFYDGYYWCGEIRKLSKVPVIFLSSASDNMNVVMAMNMGGDDFIAKPFDLSVLTAKINAVLRRAYSFSGNSDLISHGSVILDISSAVVTNGDKKIELTKNELRILRTLMENAGRIISRDTLMQRLWETDCFVDENTLTVNVSRLRKKLENIGLENYITTKVGMGYMIV
- a CDS encoding alpha/beta hydrolase, which translates into the protein MHYYEYGKENDKTIVFLHGANFVHSFGRQYPLAEKYHLIIPHIMGYGDAAGEIFDTETAVKQLASFIADIGKKVTLVGFSLGAQLSVKLCAEYPQYFTSAIIVSPWLIKKEPMLSKVMAMNEKQFASFKNKRLCGFIGFMNGLPKEQRKEFVAQMQNVRIETVRSSVDNGITLETINGFENAYFPMIALAGSKEQTEVHDSVKGLAAMNKNCRYEIWDKAAHNIPPVFSKRFNELIIRMAEI
- a CDS encoding homocysteine S-methyltransferase family protein — encoded protein: MEIKTLLEQRGLLIFDGAMGTQLQAKGLKTGETPELLNLTAKDLLKEIHRSYIDAGADIISANTFGANSYKLSHSGKSVDEIITAGIINCKEAIKESGKDVFCALDIGPIGQLLEPTGSLKFEEAYDIFREEIVAGYKAGADVVLFETMTDLYELKAAILAAKENCDLPIICSMTFEENGRTFTGCPAEAEILLCEGLGVSAVGVNCSLGPKELMPIIKTLCEKSKIPVIVMPNAGLPDPATGEYSIDAEEFSDYAVEIADLGAGIIGGCCGTTPEFIRRTAEKVKGRKYESKKIERVCTICSGTNVVEVSQPRIIGERINPTGKKLFKQALINDDIDYILGQAIEQVGAGADILDVNVGLPDIDEKAMMIKAVKSIQGVTNVPLQIDSTIPEVLEAALRVYNGKPMVNSVNGEEESLKNVLPLVKKYGAAVVGLTLDKDGIPPKAEQRVAIAEKIIKRCEKIGIPKEDIAIDCLTLTASAEQLAVNETLKAVRAVKERFGVRTVLGVSNISFGLPNRELLNHIFLTMALENGLDLPIINPNVASMTGAVRAFKLLKAIDVNSVEYIAAYGSDTPTAVAKPKSSEVTLEYAIDNGLKADAAKITEQLLIDTDPMVIINERLIPALDKTGTLFEQGKIFLPQLILSAGVAQSCFDVIKAHLAKNNSETVSKGKIVLATVKGDVHDIGKNIVKVLLENYGYTVIDLGKDVEYQAVVDAARKHEVKLVGLSALMTTTLKSMEETIKLIRDNGLPCKVVVGGAVLTPEYAEKIGADFYAKDAKETVDIAKKVIG
- a CDS encoding sensor histidine kinase; protein product: MKFFLDFIRSRIITLVCIIIAAVIFAVVLSLYNLPSEPVLYALLLSLAAVTAIGAVTFIKAYKKHNILTRLANEITVSADNLPKAVSADDKDYGRLINTLSDYCISLKEKSANSLQATNEYYTMWVHQIKTPISAMRLMLQSEDSESNRRLSDELMKIEQYVDMALCYVRLESSGNDLVIKHYSLDDIVKKSVRKFSTQFIGKKLSLDYKELDTDVLTDEKWLSFIIEQLLSNAIKYTAKGSVSIYMKPDTDRKILCIADTGIGIDPADLPRIFDNGYTGLNGRYDMKASGIGLYLCRCIADMLGITLTAVSELGKGSVFMLDLTESKIRHE
- a CDS encoding methionine synthase, with the protein product MILQPIDRNEALRYLGCKDGTDNEQMLAMLDSCEKQLLKAASPKYLYAVYPISFTDDGVRISDSNIILKGNSAAAHLKNCDRIVLMCATLGQGVDVLLRHLQVSDMASAVIVDSLAGAAIEQVCNRAETEIFEKVHSNSRTWRYSPGYGDLPLDIQFDLLTLLQAQKRIGLTVMNSNMMVPTKSVTAFIGLSEGEVDRSTRGCESCNMKDRCKFRKSGGHCGN
- the metF gene encoding methylenetetrahydrofolate reductase [NAD(P)H]; amino-acid sequence: MKIKDLYTPGRTVFSLEVFPPNKNFPIETVYDAIEGLAAINPAYISVTYGAGGNRANRSTCEIASHIKKKYGIEAMAHLTCINSTRDDVDFMLDDFAANGIENILALRGDNKPDEEPKNDFPHASDLTAYIASKGNFDIAGACYPETHVDAESAEEDIKNLKIKVDAGASHLVSQLFFDNSCYYDFEKRARAAGIDVPIAAGIMPVTNKKQIERMVTLCGASLPSKFVKMMQKYENDPEALRSAGIAYAIDQIVDLISNDVQGIHLYAMNNPAVASRIYNGIKDLL